The DNA region GAAATGCTCAAAAAAACTATCTTCGCTCTACTACGATTTATCCAAACAAGGAGACCAATGAAAAATTGGTTGCTATGGGAACTCAAGAAATCTTAAAACCAACAACTCTCGATACATTATTACGCAGAGCAGAAATATCAACAGAGAAAATTGGAACGATGGGCCATAATTTAAATATGGATCCTGAAATTTTAGAACCTGTTGAAATTGAAATTAAATATGAAGGTTATATCAAAAGACAAAAAGAGCTTATTGAGCAGTCATCTCGTTTGGAAACTTATAAATTAGATGAGAGCATGGATTACTCTAAGGTCAGAGGACTTTCGGCCGAGGAAATGGAAAAGCTTCTAAAAGTAAAGCCTCTAACTATTGGGCAGGCACAAAGAATCAGCGGGGTTAATCCATCTGCTATTCAGGCAATTTTAATTCATATCAAAGGTCGTAAAAAAATTCATCAACTAGAGACGCACAATTAGGAGGGCACCATGGACACACAATGGAGAATCAGAGATCACTTTCCAAACTTAACAGATGATTTGTTAAGTACTCTTAGACTTTTTCATGTAGAGCTCATGAGATTTAACCAAACATTAAGTTTAATTTCTACATTTACTGAAAAGAACGCAGACCTTCTTCATTTTTATGACATCATCAAGGCTAGCGAGTTTATTATAAAAGATAATCCTACTATAAAAGAAGTTTATAACTATAGTTCAGGAAATGGACTCACGGGTATTATCTTTGGAATTCTTAACCCTCAAATAAAGATAAACATAGTGGTTGAAGATCAGAGAAAATTAGAATTTGTGAAACATATTATTGCGAGGGCCCAGCTAGCGAATGTTCATATTTTGAATCTTAAGCCAGATAATCTTTCAATTGCAGGACCGTCAGTCAATATTACGAGAGATTTCTCTAATCTTGCTAGAACACTGCTTTTAGGGAACAAGATTCTTGCCGCCGGAAGCATGATTTATTCTTTGAAAGGCGCAGATTGGTTCAAGGAATTAACAGCGCTGCCGTCGCAAATAAGTTCCACGTGGAACAATGAGATGGCTTTTGAATATGAACTTCCTGAGGCTTTGGGACCTAGAGTAGTTATAAAATCAGTAAAAATAGCTTAGTGTTTTCCGCCACCCTCTTTTTTCTCTTCTTTTTTAGGAATTTTCTTACTTGCGATACCTCGTGACCATTGTTTTGGTGCGAATGAAACTTTTTTCTGCGCTTCGTATTTCTCTTTTACGCCAGCGGGAGGCCACTCTTTGCCTTTTCCTGCTTTATAATATTCCAAATATTGTTTTCGTGCGTAGATCTGGCGACTTTCCGCAGAAATACTGTGGTATGACATCATTTGCTCGAGTTTTGATATTTCACTCTTAGTTCTATAGATATCTTCTCTTGTCATTTTTTTTTGATAGTCACTATCTGGAAGCTCTAAATATGTTTCTTGAAGACCTTCTAGCTCTTTTACTTTTGCATCTATTTCTTTTTTTACCTTTGCCTCTTCGCTTTTCATGTCTTGATAAACAGGATCTTTTAATTCAGGAGCGCCCTCAGGTTTATCGCAACCCGCTAAAAATAAAAATATAATCAACGTCGAGTAAAAATTTCTTGTTCTCATAGGCTATTCTTCGGTAAAACTATGGGAGAACTAAAATGTTCCACGTGGAACATTTTGAATACTCAATATGAGTATCATCATAAGACGCGATGAATATCCATAGAGAGCATACAGCAAGAAAGACATCATAGATGTATACAACAAAAATGTTGTTACGCCCGAGAAAGGACTCAAAATGGCAAAAGTCATATGCATAGCAAACCAAAAAGGTGGAGTTGGTAAAACCACTACATCAGTCAACCTCTCAGCAGCCCTAGCAGAAATCGGAAGAAGAGTTTTGTTAGTGGATTTAGACCCTCAAGGGAACGCTTCTAGTGGCTTAGGTGTTAAAAGGCATGAGAACGCTGACAGAAACGTCTATCACGTGCTAATTGGCGAAAAAAAAGTAGTGGATGTTAGACAAAAGACGAGTGTTCAAAATTTGGATATCATCGTAGCAAACAATGATTTGGTAGGAGCAGAGATTGAACTTGTTGACGCAGAGGGTCGTGAATTCAGATTAAAGCAAGCCCTAAGTCTAGTCCAAGAAGAGTACGACTATATATTGATAGATTGCCCACCTTCTCTTGGCCTTTTAACGCTGAACGCGCTCGCAGCAAGTAATAGTTTCTTGGTTCCACTTCAATGCGAGTACTACGCTCTCGAAGGCCTCAGCCAATTATTAAATACAGCGGGCTTAGTAAAAAAGAGAATTAATCCTAATTTAAAAATCGAAGGAATTGTTTTAACAATGTTTGATACAAGAAATAATTTGAGTCATCAGGTTGTGTCTGAAATTCAAACTCACTTCGGCGATAAAGTTTTTAAATCTATTATTCCTAGAAATGTAAGATTAAGCGAAGCCCCTTCACACGGAAGATCAATTATTCATTACGACAACAAATCAGTCGGCGCTCTTAAATATATAGAGCTTGCTCAGGAACTAGATAGCCAAGTGTACGGAAGATCAGAATTAAAAGCAGATGCTCCAGCGCCACAAATTACCGAAGAACAATTACACGAAGCTCAGCTAAACAATCCTATTACAAATGACATAACTAGAAATGATTCGGGGGAAGCAAATGTCTAATCTAGAAAAAAACAATCAATCAAAAGGCCTAGGAAGAGGACTTGGAAGTTTATTTGGATCAGAGCTTTCTCAAGACGATGCAAAAAGTGTTTTGTCAAATCTATCAGAGGAGAAAAAGGCAGAGACCTTTGTTGTTGAAGCTCCCGCGCACGCTCCGGTAGTTGTGGCTCCAGCAGCGCAAATTTCTGATGAAGATAGAATTTGGCAAATTCCAGTCGAGAAATTGAAAATTAATAATTTCCAACCGAGAAAGCATTTCGACAAAGAAAAAATTACTGAACTTTCTTTATCAATTAAAGAACAAGGTATTTTGCAACCCATCGTAGCCCGCAGATCTATCAAAGGTGACTTTGAAATTATCGCAGGGGAAAGAAGATGGAGAGCTGCTCAGGCAGCAGGGCTTTTAGAAGTCCCAGTTATACTAAAAGACATTGATGACCAAAAATCATTAGAACTCGCATTGATTGAAAACATTCAAAGAGAAAATTTAAACGCGATCGAAGAAGCGGAAGCTTACGAACAATTGGCTCGTGAATTTAGCCTTACTCAACAACAAATCTCTGAAAAAGTTGGAAAAGAAAGAGCAACGGTTGCGAACTCTTTAAGACTTTTAACTTTGGTTCCAGAAGTGAGAAACATGATTATCACAGGTGAAATCACGGCTGGTCACGCCAAGGCTCTTCTTGCGATTACAGATCCAGCGGCGCAAAAAGCAGTTGCTAAAAAGATTGCTTCTGAAAAGTTAACAGTTAGAGCTGCGGAAAAACTAATCAGATCGGCAAACAAAACAAAAGAAGCTCAATCTAAGGATGAAACAACCGAGAGCCTAATTTCCCTGATGGCCGAGGACATTCAAAAAATCCTAGGTACAAAGGTTAAAATCGACTACACTGATGGTGCTGGTAAAATCTCTATCTTTTTCTATTCAGATGCAGAATTTAACCAAATTACTGATAAACTAAAGCGCGGATAAAATCCGGTAGGTACTTGTGGAAACGTCTTTAGAACGAGCAAATAATTCTTTAGAGCCGAAAGCGTTCGAACACGTGACGGCCCTCATTGATCAGGGAGCTTCATTTGAAGGTCAGCTGACTTTTGAGGGAACTGTAAGAATTGGCGGCAGATTCAAGGGCGAAATCTTTACTAAAGATACACTCATTATTGATGCAGGCGCAGAAGTTGAAGCCCAAATTGAAGCCGATCTTGTAATTATCAGTGGAACAGTAAAAGGGAATATCTTTGCCAGACGTAGAGTACAGATGTTTCCCCCTGCAATTTTCAAAGGCACAGTGACAACGCCGAGTTTAAAAATCGAAGAAGGCGTTGTGTTTGAAGGCGCAACGCATATGCCCAAATCCTAACTGAAACCCTGCCCATATAACTCCAAATCCTTGCCATCTATTTTCTAGGATGTTACTTAGTCTGACGACCCCCTCTCTATATATAGTATATTAAGGATTTGCCTTAAGGAATTTTCATGGAAATGCTAACAAAACTAGGTATTGATCATACTTTTTACTACCAACTCGTCATTTTCTGTATTGCGTACATCGCACTCACGCGTCTTTTATTTAAACCTTACATGAAGGCTTATCACAAGAGATTAGAGGTTACTTTCGGCAACCAAGAGGTTGCAGAAAAACTAAACGCCCAATCTCAAGAGCTTCATATCCAATACGAAAACAAAGCTAAAGAAGTGAATTCGAAAGTTCAATCGTATTACGAACAGGCTCACAAAGAAGCACAGGCTGTTCAGGCAACAACAATTGAAAAAGCAAGAAAAGAAGCCGAAGCTCTTGTTCAGAAAACAAGATTGGAAACGCAAGCAGAGGCAGACAGAGCAAGAACAGAAATAAAAAAATTAGTTCCTGAGCTCAGCCAAGACATTCAAAGAAAAGTATTAAGCAGGGAAGTTTAGAAATGAAGTTAATCCTATCAGTATTCATCGTTCTAAGTTCAGCAGTGGCACAAGCGGCATCAGGCGGAGATCATGGTGAAATTCCATTTGTAGTAGTTTATCAGGCTATAAACGTAACTTTGTTAGTGGCTCTGCTCTATGGTTTGACTCGTAAAAAAGTAAGAGTTTATTTTACATCAAGATTGGAAACTCACGAACAAGCTAAAAAATCTGCACAAAAAGCTTTTGCAGATGCTCAGGAAAGACACGCAGAGGTTACAAAAAAACTTCAAAGCCTACACGCTGACGAAAAATCCACTATGGAAAAAGCACAAGCAGAAGCGATGCTTTTAAAATCAAAATTAATTCAAGAAGCAGAGTCTCTAGCGACAAATATTGTCACAGATGCAAAGAAAACAGCAAGCTATGAGTTCGAAAAAGCAAAACAAGATCTTCGCAAAGAAGCTTTTGATTTAGCCCTGAAACTTGCTAGAGCGGACATCGAAAAAAATCTGAACGAAAAAGATCAAAAAAATCTTCAAAGACAATTCGTGGACAACATCGGGACGGTACAATAATGAAAGCAAACTCTGAAGTAGCAAAGAGATATGCAAAGGCTTTGTTTGAGGCCATCGGTGGAACAAAGACCGAACAGGCTCTTAAAGATTTAAGACAGGCACAAAGTATTTTGAGTGAGCCAAAACTCAACGATCTTTTGTCTTCACCAGTATTATCTAGAAAAGAAAAAGTATTGGTAGTTGAGCAATCTATTGTCTCAATGAATTTAGGTAACGAAGTTCAAAATCTTCTAAAGCTTTTGGCTACAAAAGATAGAATTGAAGCCTTGGACTCAGTGGTTTCAAGTTTTGAAACTATCAGCGATGAAAAAAATAATGTTTTAAGAGGCGTGGTTTCTTCATCTGATAAGCTATCAAAAGAAGATAAAGAGGAAATAGAAAGCGCAATTTCTAAGTTCACAGGAAGCCAGCTCCTTTTGGAATACAAAGAAGACCCAGGATTAGTGGGCGGAGTTTTAGCACAAGTAGGCAGCTACACTTTTGATGGAACACTAGAAACACAGTTAACGAAATTAAAAGAACAAGTAAACAGAGCAAATTAATTAAGAATTAAAAATGGTTACCAAGAACAAGGTTCTTGGTGCAACAGGAGTAGATCTAAATGGAAATTCGCGCAGACGAAATCACAAGAGTCTTAAAAGACCAGATTAAAAATTATAACAAAACCCTCGACGTTAATGAAACAGGAAGCGTTCTTTCTGTGGGTGACGGTGTGGCGAGAATTTACGGTTTAGATAACGTAATGTCAGGCGAGCTCGTTGAGTTCCCAGGCGACATTTTCGGTATGGCTCTAAACTTAGAAAACAACTCTGTTGGTGCCGTAATTTTTGGCGATGATTACAACATCAAAGAAGGCGACGTAGTTAAGAGAACAAAAAGAATCGTGGAAGTTCCAGTTGGTGAAGGATTACTTGGAAGAGTAGTTGACGCCCTTGGAAATCCAATTGATGGAAAAGGTCCAATCAAATCTACTGAATCTAGAGTTGTGGACGTAAAAGCTCCAGGTATCGTAAAAAGATCTCCAGTGAACGAACCGCTTCAAACGGGAATCAAAGCTATCGATTCAATGATTCCAATCGGAAGAGGCCAACGTGAATTGATCATTGGCGACCGACAAACGGGCAAAACAACAATCGCGATCGACACGATCATCAATCAAAAAGGTAAAGACGTAAAATGTTTCTACGTTGCGATTGGACAAAAACAATCTACAGTTTCTCTGGTTGTTGAAAAATTAAAAGCTGCGGGCGCATTAGACTACACAACAATTATTGTAGCTTCAGCTTCTAACCCTGCCCCGCTTCAGTACTTATCTGCATACTCAGGGTGTGCGATGGCTGAATACTTCAGAGACAACGGACAACACGCTCTGATTATTTATGACGATTTAACTAAACAAGCTCAAGCTTACAGACAGTTGTCTCTATTATTAAGAAGACCTCCAGGTCGTGAAGCTTATCCTGGAGACGTATTCTATCTACACAGCCGTTTGCTAGAAAGAGCAGCTAAGCTTTCTAAAGAAGAAGGTGGCGGATCACTTACAGCTCTTCCAATTATTGAAACTCAAGCGGGTGACGTATCTGCTTATATTCCTACAAACGTAATTTCTATTACTGACGGACAAATCTTCTTAGAAGGTTCTTTATTCCATAAAGGTGTGAAGCCGGCGATCAATGTGGGTATTTCAGTATCTAGAGTTGGCGGTAACGCTCAAATTAAAGCAATGAAACAAGTTGCTGGTACTTTGAGAGTTGAGCTTGCTCAGTTCAGAGAATTGGAAGCTTTCGCGATGTTCGGTTCTGACTTGGATAAAACCACTCAAGCTCAGTTAACTAGAGGACAAAGATTGGTTGAAATTTTAAAACAAAATCAATACACACCGGTTGAAGTTGAAAACCAAACTATCATTATTTTCGCAGGAACAGGCGGTCACCTTGACGATATTCCAGTGAAAGAAGTGAAAAGATTTGAAAAAGAATATTTCCTATTCTTAAACCAGAAATATTATGAAGTGATCAAAACTGTTAGAGATGAAAAAATGCTTTCTGATAAAACAAAAGAAACATTGGTAGCATCACTAAAAGAATTTAAATCAATGTTTAAGGCGTAGGATTTTTCGCGGGATTTTCTAAAGGTTAAGGAAACTTTAAATGGCAAACTTACAGGACATTAGGTCCAAAATTAACAGCACGAAGAAGACTCAGCAGACGACAAAGGCCGTGAAAATGGTGTCTGCAGCAAAGCTTCGTAGAGCTCAAGAGCGCATTGTGAATGCTAGGCCTTACGCTTATCGCATTCGCGATGTGATCAACAAGCTTTCAAAATCAAACACTCTAGAACACCCGCTTTTAGGACACCCTGAAGAGCACGGGAAAGTTTTATTAGTAGTTATCACTTCGGATAGAGGGCTTTGCGGAGCTTTCAACGGAAGCATCAATAAGTACGCTAGACAATTTTACGAAAGAGAATTAGCAAATCATTCAAAAATTGATTTCTTGTTCATTGGTAAAAAAGGTTTTGATTACTTTAAGAAATACAACGTGAACTCAGTTGAAGTGATTTTGAATCTTGCAAACGACATCAGCTATAAAATGGCGGCGGAAGTTTCTGAAAAACTTCTTCAGTATTATATGCAAGGTGAATACACAGAAATTCGTTTGATCTACAACCAATTCCAATCGGCAATTAGCCAAGTTGTGACAGACGAAGTTCTTGTGCCTATCAGACACGAAGAAACTCCAGAGAACGATAATCTAGATTTCATCTTTGAACCACCAGCAGTAGAAATTTTGGATCTTTTATTAACGAAACACTTTGCGGTGCAAGTTTTTAAGAGCTTACAAGAAAGCGTAGCTTCAGAGCACGGGTCACGTATGTCAGCGATGGAAAACGCGACTAGAAACGCTGGCGAAATGATTAAACAAATGACTTTAAAATATAATAAAATTAGACAGGCCGCGATCACGACAGAATTGATCGAGATTACAAGTGGCGCAGAAGCATTGAAAGGGTAAAGCAATGAGCATCGAAAACGGACACATTAAACAAGTACTAGGCGCGGTTGTAGACGTAGAATTTCCAGGCGGAAAACTTCCTCCGATCTACCAAGCTTTGAAAGTAACAAACAAAGGTATCTCTGAAGAACAGTGGAATCTAACTTTGGAAGTTTCTCAGCACTTAGGCGATAACACTGTTAGAGCCATTGCGATGGATGCAACTGAAGGCTTGGTTCGCGGTGAAAAAGTAAAAGATACGGGCGCAACGATCACGGCTCCAGTAGGAAGCGGAGTTCTTGGAAGAATCATTAACGTGACAGGCGACGCCATTGACGACGCAGGTCCATTAGAATCTAAAGAAAGATGGTCAATCCACAGAGCTGCTCCAAAATTTGAAGATCAATCAACATCAGCAGAAATGCTAATGACTGGAATCAAAGTTGTAGACTTACTTTGCCCTTACGCAAAAGGTGGAAAGATTGGTCTCTTCGGTGGTGCCGGCGTTGGTAAAACTGTATTGATTCAAGAATTAATTCGTAACATCGCTACTGAGCACGGTGGATACTCTGTATTCGCAGGCGTTGGTGAGAGAACAAGAGAAGGAAACGATCTTTGGGCGGAAATGAAAGAATCAGGAGTTATCGCAAAGACAGCTCTTTGTTTCGGTCAAATGAACGAACCACCTGGAGCGAGAGCAAGAGTTGCCTTAACTGGATTAACAATTGCTGAATACTTCCGTGACAGAGAAAACCAAGACGTTCTTTTCTTTATCGATAACATTTTCAGATTTACTCAAGCGGGTGCCGAAGTGTCTGCCCTACTTGGCCGTATTCCTTCAGCGGTGGGTTACCAACCAACTCTTGCTACTGAGATGGGTAACCTTCAAGAAAGAATTACTTCGACTAAGAAAGGTTCAATCACATCTGTTCAAGCGGTATATGTACCTGCCGATGACTATACGGATCCAGCTCCAGCAACTACGTTCACGCATTTGGATGCGACAACAAACTTGTCTCGTCAAATTGCTGCTCTTGGTATTTACCCTGCGGTTGATCCTCTCGATTCAACATCTAGAATTTTAAGCCCAGAAGTAGTTGGAACTGAACATTACGAGACGGCTCGTAACCTTCAAGCTCTTCTACAAAGATACAAAGAATTACAAGACATCATCGCGATCTTAGGTATGGATGAATTATCAGAAGACGATAAATTGGTTGTTGCTAGAGCAAGAAAAGCACAAAGATTCTTGTCACAACCATTCTTCGTTGCCGAACAGTTCACAGGTTTGACTGGTGCATACGTTGATATCAAAGATACAGTAAAAGGCTTTAAAGAAATTATGGAAGGACGTCATGACGATCTTCCAGAACAAGCTTTCTACCTTGTTGGAACTATTGAGAACGCAATCGAAAAAGCTAAAAAATTAAAGGCGTAAGAAAAGGTTCGGTATTATGTTGAAACTGACAGTAGTTACTCCAGAAAAAAAATTAGTTACAGACGTGGAGGTCGACGACCTTCTCGTTCCAGGAAATCGTGGAGAGCTTAACATTTTAACGGGTCATGCTCCTTTGATGACAACGCTTTCAACAGGCGTTGTTCAGTTCAAAAGAAAAGGTTCGAATGTGGTCGAAAGAATCGCGGTCAGCTGGGGTTACTGTGAAGTTGCAAACGATGTGGTGAACATCCTTGCCGAAACAGCAGAAACTCCGATCGAAATCGATCTTTCAAGAGCAGAAAACTCTTTCAAAAACTCAGAGAAAGCACTATCTGGTGACGTCGGCGGCGATGAGCTTGAGAAGTATAGGCTGAAAAGAGAAAGAGCACTGGTTCGTATCTCGGTTGCTCGAATCAATCATTAATCCGTGAAATTAAAATCGAAGTTAACCAAAATTGCGTGGCCTGAAAACAAAGAGTTCAATTACAAACTCTCGGGTCTCGGCGGTTCTGGTGAGCTAAGTCTTACGTTTGGCGTAATCGCTGATCAATATTCTGTTCACGTCAAGTGCACCGCAAAAGTTTCTATCTTGGCCTCGTTTCATTTTGAAGGCTTATCTGTTTGGGAAAAAACAGACGAAGGATTTGATTTTCTGACTTATGAAGAAAAAGATTTCTCAAAGAACATTCATAAAAAATGGGAAATGCTTGCGGACGGTTTGAACTACATTGAAAACAAAAAAGGCTTAGTTCTAGAGAGAGAAGTTCAGTATTTTAATACTCCAGAAAATATTTCTACGATTTTTGATCCGATCAGCGCTGCGACGGTAGCACTTATTGAGAATCCAAATCGCGACGTAAATATTTTTGGTAAGCAAAGAATCCTTCAGTTGAAAACACAAAAACAAGGCAATGAACTTAAAATTGAAACACTTGAGGGTCTAAATCCGACATGGATGAAGATTCTTTCTGGCTCCCAGATCATCTTGAGTGATGAGAATATCATTCAGGAAACAGAGGTCCCTTCGCCAATTCAAATTGGAAAGCTGAAGATGAAGTTTTCAGAAGAGAAGTCAGTGAATGAACAATCTATCGCATCAAAAATCACTGAATTCAGAAAAGAAAACTAAAATTCAACAAGAGACATAAATATGTGCTCAGTTTTTAGCTCCGAGGAGCGTCATATCGTTTACACTATTTTTTTAGAGAGTTAGAAAAGCTATCACAAAACACAAAAAGTGTTTAAAGGGGATATAATGAAAAATTTAGTTTTATTGTTTGTATTTGGTATTTCTACATCGGTATTTGCGTCGCAAAAAAGTGGTCTACTTGTAGAGGGTACGGTGTACACTTCTTCGACTCAAGGCTGTAACCTTACAGTCTCTGCTGCGCTCGAAGAGTTTGCTGGCGGGCCTTTCGCAGTGATTCGTTGGGAGGGTGAGGAATGTGTAAATACAGAAATGGATGCTTTAACAAGTCCTTACAAAGGATATGGAGGGTTATACCAGCACCACCTTACGGAAGAGTCTTCTGCTGGAGAAATTGTATCCAGCGT from Bdellovibrionota bacterium includes:
- a CDS encoding RsmG family class I SAM-dependent methyltransferase, which encodes MDTQWRIRDHFPNLTDDLLSTLRLFHVELMRFNQTLSLISTFTEKNADLLHFYDIIKASEFIIKDNPTIKEVYNYSSGNGLTGIIFGILNPQIKINIVVEDQRKLEFVKHIIARAQLANVHILNLKPDNLSIAGPSVNITRDFSNLARTLLLGNKILAAGSMIYSLKGADWFKELTALPSQISSTWNNEMAFEYELPEALGPRVVIKSVKIA
- a CDS encoding AAA family ATPase, translating into MAKVICIANQKGGVGKTTTSVNLSAALAEIGRRVLLVDLDPQGNASSGLGVKRHENADRNVYHVLIGEKKVVDVRQKTSVQNLDIIVANNDLVGAEIELVDAEGREFRLKQALSLVQEEYDYILIDCPPSLGLLTLNALAASNSFLVPLQCEYYALEGLSQLLNTAGLVKKRINPNLKIEGIVLTMFDTRNNLSHQVVSEIQTHFGDKVFKSIIPRNVRLSEAPSHGRSIIHYDNKSVGALKYIELAQELDSQVYGRSELKADAPAPQITEEQLHEAQLNNPITNDITRNDSGEANV
- a CDS encoding ParB/RepB/Spo0J family partition protein; the protein is MSNLEKNNQSKGLGRGLGSLFGSELSQDDAKSVLSNLSEEKKAETFVVEAPAHAPVVVAPAAQISDEDRIWQIPVEKLKINNFQPRKHFDKEKITELSLSIKEQGILQPIVARRSIKGDFEIIAGERRWRAAQAAGLLEVPVILKDIDDQKSLELALIENIQRENLNAIEEAEAYEQLAREFSLTQQQISEKVGKERATVANSLRLLTLVPEVRNMIITGEITAGHAKALLAITDPAAQKAVAKKIASEKLTVRAAEKLIRSANKTKEAQSKDETTESLISLMAEDIQKILGTKVKIDYTDGAGKISIFFYSDAEFNQITDKLKRG
- a CDS encoding polymer-forming cytoskeletal protein gives rise to the protein METSLERANNSLEPKAFEHVTALIDQGASFEGQLTFEGTVRIGGRFKGEIFTKDTLIIDAGAEVEAQIEADLVIISGTVKGNIFARRRVQMFPPAIFKGTVTTPSLKIEEGVVFEGATHMPKS
- a CDS encoding ATP synthase F0 subunit B; amino-acid sequence: MEMLTKLGIDHTFYYQLVIFCIAYIALTRLLFKPYMKAYHKRLEVTFGNQEVAEKLNAQSQELHIQYENKAKEVNSKVQSYYEQAHKEAQAVQATTIEKARKEAEALVQKTRLETQAEADRARTEIKKLVPELSQDIQRKVLSREV
- a CDS encoding ATP synthase F0 subunit B, encoding MKLILSVFIVLSSAVAQAASGGDHGEIPFVVVYQAINVTLLVALLYGLTRKKVRVYFTSRLETHEQAKKSAQKAFADAQERHAEVTKKLQSLHADEKSTMEKAQAEAMLLKSKLIQEAESLATNIVTDAKKTASYEFEKAKQDLRKEAFDLALKLARADIEKNLNEKDQKNLQRQFVDNIGTVQ
- the atpH gene encoding ATP synthase F1 subunit delta, producing the protein MKANSEVAKRYAKALFEAIGGTKTEQALKDLRQAQSILSEPKLNDLLSSPVLSRKEKVLVVEQSIVSMNLGNEVQNLLKLLATKDRIEALDSVVSSFETISDEKNNVLRGVVSSSDKLSKEDKEEIESAISKFTGSQLLLEYKEDPGLVGGVLAQVGSYTFDGTLETQLTKLKEQVNRAN
- the atpA gene encoding F0F1 ATP synthase subunit alpha; this translates as MEIRADEITRVLKDQIKNYNKTLDVNETGSVLSVGDGVARIYGLDNVMSGELVEFPGDIFGMALNLENNSVGAVIFGDDYNIKEGDVVKRTKRIVEVPVGEGLLGRVVDALGNPIDGKGPIKSTESRVVDVKAPGIVKRSPVNEPLQTGIKAIDSMIPIGRGQRELIIGDRQTGKTTIAIDTIINQKGKDVKCFYVAIGQKQSTVSLVVEKLKAAGALDYTTIIVASASNPAPLQYLSAYSGCAMAEYFRDNGQHALIIYDDLTKQAQAYRQLSLLLRRPPGREAYPGDVFYLHSRLLERAAKLSKEEGGGSLTALPIIETQAGDVSAYIPTNVISITDGQIFLEGSLFHKGVKPAINVGISVSRVGGNAQIKAMKQVAGTLRVELAQFRELEAFAMFGSDLDKTTQAQLTRGQRLVEILKQNQYTPVEVENQTIIIFAGTGGHLDDIPVKEVKRFEKEYFLFLNQKYYEVIKTVRDEKMLSDKTKETLVASLKEFKSMFKA
- the atpG gene encoding ATP synthase F1 subunit gamma, whose product is MANLQDIRSKINSTKKTQQTTKAVKMVSAAKLRRAQERIVNARPYAYRIRDVINKLSKSNTLEHPLLGHPEEHGKVLLVVITSDRGLCGAFNGSINKYARQFYERELANHSKIDFLFIGKKGFDYFKKYNVNSVEVILNLANDISYKMAAEVSEKLLQYYMQGEYTEIRLIYNQFQSAISQVVTDEVLVPIRHEETPENDNLDFIFEPPAVEILDLLLTKHFAVQVFKSLQESVASEHGSRMSAMENATRNAGEMIKQMTLKYNKIRQAAITTELIEITSGAEALKG
- the atpD gene encoding F0F1 ATP synthase subunit beta, which gives rise to MSIENGHIKQVLGAVVDVEFPGGKLPPIYQALKVTNKGISEEQWNLTLEVSQHLGDNTVRAIAMDATEGLVRGEKVKDTGATITAPVGSGVLGRIINVTGDAIDDAGPLESKERWSIHRAAPKFEDQSTSAEMLMTGIKVVDLLCPYAKGGKIGLFGGAGVGKTVLIQELIRNIATEHGGYSVFAGVGERTREGNDLWAEMKESGVIAKTALCFGQMNEPPGARARVALTGLTIAEYFRDRENQDVLFFIDNIFRFTQAGAEVSALLGRIPSAVGYQPTLATEMGNLQERITSTKKGSITSVQAVYVPADDYTDPAPATTFTHLDATTNLSRQIAALGIYPAVDPLDSTSRILSPEVVGTEHYETARNLQALLQRYKELQDIIAILGMDELSEDDKLVVARARKAQRFLSQPFFVAEQFTGLTGAYVDIKDTVKGFKEIMEGRHDDLPEQAFYLVGTIENAIEKAKKLKA
- the atpC gene encoding ATP synthase F1 subunit epsilon, with protein sequence MLKLTVVTPEKKLVTDVEVDDLLVPGNRGELNILTGHAPLMTTLSTGVVQFKRKGSNVVERIAVSWGYCEVANDVVNILAETAETPIEIDLSRAENSFKNSEKALSGDVGGDELEKYRLKRERALVRISVARINH